ccgtcATAAACCAGGAGGGAGGTCAGTGCGTGGCAATGGTCAGCTGCAAGGAGGAGAACACGGTCGGCAACAGCACGGCAAGTGCGAAGCTCAAGCGCGAGCAATCCAACGAGGCAATCCGCGAAGGACGGCGACGCGGGCCCATCCCCAGTGCCGTCGCAGGCGCGCAGCTGCAGCCACTTGAGGCTCCCGCACCGCCGCCACAGCCATCCAAGCCCTCGGTCGCCGGAGCGGATGCCGCAAAGCGACAGCCTTTCCAGCGGCAACGCCAGTgcggcctcggcctcggcgcCGTCGGCATCATCCGAGCTTGAGCCGGCGTAGTCAACGCTGGCGGCGGAGTTGACGAGGGCGAACGACTTGAGGCGCGGCAAGAGCTCGAGCCAGCGGAACGACAGGGGGCGGACGGCGGTGATGTGGAGCGACGTCAGGCCGGACAGGGCAGGGCAGGCGGCGAGCAGCGCGGTGGGGGAGACCGCCGAATCGGGCAGGAGCCGCAGCGTGGAGaaccgggcggcggccggcgcggccgcGACAGCAAGCAGCACGGCGTCGGCGTCCCGGGCCGGAGTAGCAGCGGAGGCGACGGTCAGGGCGGAGAGGAACGGGTAGTGCGACAGCAGCGCGGCgagggtcgccgccgccgcatccgaGGAGGCCGCCAGGCGGAGGGTCAGGGACGATGTGGAGGCCCTGAGGAGCGAGAGCCAGCGCCGGGAAACGAGGGAcacggccggcgcggcggcgggtggcaggAGGCGGAACACCTCCTGCAGCAGGTCGTCGCAGAGCGCGGCGTCCGTGCCGGCGTAGCAGCCAGGGCGatggcagccgccgccgccgccgccgaggacggcggcggcgtggcgggaGCTTGTCGGCGCCGTCGGTGCGCTGGGGGCCAGTCAAGCCATCGGATtgtcccggccggccggccgcatGGGCGGGGGAGGGGAAGGATGCGTGGTTAGCTCGCTTTGCTTTGCTTTGCTTGTGGCCGCAAGATTGGGTGGGGAACGGAATGGGACAGGGGGTTTGCTGGGGAAGGTGGGCGGGCTCTCGCGGTGCGGGGCCCACGGCGGGGTGTGTGGTCGTGCGTGGCGGTCAGTGTGAgcgctctccctctcctctcttgtctcttcttcctcccaagGTGGTTCCAGAGGCGGCGTAGGGGAGCGGGACTTTTCGTCTTCCTGAAAGAGACAAGTAGAAGGATACGTATGCCTGGCCCCACTTGTAAGACGTGACGATAACCATAACCCTTTTCTTCTTTAAAttaaaagaagaagaagacgacgacgacgtgaCGAGATCGAACAATCGAAAAGGGAAGAAGGGGGTGAGAGGGAGAGGGTGATGTCAGCAGGATGCTCCCCTCTTTGCTCCAGCCCAAATCGATGCTCCAATTCCTATTTGTAAAAGAGCTCCATTCCGTGGGCTGGATGCCATGCGCGTGGTCCTGGGTCTTGGCCCATCAGCTCCTCGAAGACTTTGGACCTCGTTTATCCGTTGATCTGGAAATTTTACACCGTGGTCAATGCCAGGACTGGATCCACTGCGATTATAAGAATCCGGGTTGTTGAAATCCAATCAATTTGGACTGGATTATATAATCTCTATGGGAACCAAAGAGCACCTCAATCTGGATTCTCGTAATCCTATTATCATCCCCTACCCACTCTTCAGATTATGCTACCCAATATTCAGATTATAATCTAGAATACAAACAGAACGAATTACTACTATCCAAAATCTGGATTCTCAAGATTACTAGTATTCACATTGCGGACTATCATAATCCCAGTGGATCCAAACATGCCATTGGAGTATTGTCGCAATCTCCCAATCTTTCACCTTGATTTCAATCTTTCTTTTATCCAGCCATGGCATGCAAAGCAAACGTGTCTATGGCATCCATCATATCCATTCACCTTGTGATCCACAGTCACCACAAGATCAAAGGAGACAAAGGTCGGCGAGAGGGCTTGCTGATCTCAAGAAGATACTACTCTACATGTCAAGCCCATGCTGCACTGCATCGCACATGTCCATGCCAAGCAAGACGACGACAGCTCTAGGCACTCGCTACATCCTGCTGGGGCCCTTGCGTGCTGGTCCCATCTCCTTGGCAAGGTTCCGGAGCACGTACTTCTGGATCTTCCCGGTGGATGTCTTGGGCAGCTCGTCGCGGAACACCACCGTCTTGGGCACCATGTAGCGCGGCATGCGCTCCCGGCACCACGCGACGACGCtggccgcggtcaccgcgccCGCCGATCCCTCCTTGAGGCTCAGGAACGCGCACGGCGTCTCGCCCCAGAACTCGTCCGgccgcgccaccaccgccgcctcgtTCACCGCCGGGTGGTTGTACAGCACGGACTCCACCTCCACGCTGCTGATGTTCTCGCCGCCGCTGATAATCACGTCCTTGGACCGGTCGCGGATCTCCATGTACCCGTCCGGATGCATCACGCCCACGTCCCCCGTGTAGAACCACCCGTTCTCCCGGATCGCCGCCTTGGTCGCCTTGTCGTCGTTCAGGTAGCCCAGCATGATGCACCCGCCGCGGAGCACGATCTCGCCCATCGTGGACCCGTCGCGGGGAACGCTGCTCCCGGTCTCGCCGTCGATGATGTCCACCTCGGCCATGCCCGGCGTGCGCACGCCCTGCCTCGCCTTGAGCCGGGCGCGCTCCGACGCCGGGAGCTTGTTCCACTCCCCCTTCCACGCGCAGCGCACGACTAGACCCGCggtctcggttagcccgtacCCGTGGGTGACCTCGAAGCCGATGGACTCCGTGCGGTGCagcacggcggccggcggcggcgcgccggcggtTAGGATGCGCACTTTCCCTGGGAGCGGCCGCCGCACCCCCTCGGGGGCGTTGGCCAGCATGTTGAGCACGACGGGCGCGCCGCAGAGGTGGTTCACCCCGCGGCGCGCGATGGTGGCGTACACCTCGGCGGCGTCGACGCGGCGGAGGCACACGTTGGTGCCGCCCACGGCAGCCATCCCCCACGGGAGGCTCCATCCGTTGGCGTGGAACATGGGCAGCGTCCACAGGTACGTCGGCTGCGGCGGCACAGCCCACTCCACGAGCGAGTCAATGGTGACCAAGAAGATGCCGCGGTGGCAGTGCACCACGCCCTTGGGCGCCGACGTCGTGCCGGAGGTGTAGTTCAGTATCATCGGGTCCCATTCGCTGGCCGGCCTTATCCACGCGAACTCCGGGTCGCCCTTCTCGAGAAGCCTCTCGTACGTCAAGGtcccgggcggggcggcggggaacTCCTCCTCGTGGGGGTCCTCGACGGGGATGACGCGCGGCGCCGGGTGCCCAGGCGGGAGTAGCTTTAGCGCGTCGCGGATGAGCTGCAACGACGCCGGGTCGACGAAGACGAGCTTGGAGCCGGAGTGGCGGAGCAGGACGGCGACCGTGCGCGCGTCGAGGCGCGTGTTGATGGTGTTGAGCACGGCGCCGCTCATGGGCACGCCGAAGTGCATCTCGTACATGGCCGGCACGTTGGGCAACAGCACGGACACCTATAGAGATCGAACCCAATCTCCAGATCAGTGATTTGCCTTACCAAATCAGGCTCCGGCTCCCACGCGCAGAGACGATAGCGATCCGCGGGAAGTGAGCGAGGGAGAACGGGTGGCTTACGATGTCGCCGCGGGAGATGCCGAGGGAGACGAGCGCGGAGGCGAGGCGGAGGCATCGCCGGTGCGTCTGGGACCAGGTGAAGACGGTGTCGTGGTAGACGACGGAGGGGCAGTCGCCGAACACGGTGGCCGAGCGCTCCAGGAAGCCCAGCGGCGTGAGCGGGCACGAGTTGGCCGGGTTCGCGCCGAGCCTGTCCATGCCGCCGCgggggtcgccggcgccggTGGAGGCTGGCTTGCGTGGACGGGGACAGCGTCAGGCGTCAACGATCCAGCTCGTGGAGTGGTTGAGGACAAGGGGAGTGAGCAATTGTGACACGGAGACAGACAGAGAGCCAGTGACCTTATATGAAGCCAGACAGTGTTTGGCCGGTGGCGCCTTGTCCTGCAAACCCGGCTACACGATGGGAAATCGACGGCAGATCAGGCGCGGTGCAGGTGAAGGAGTAATCTGGATTCCAGAGAGCAGAGGTCATCAGTAGATGAGGTGCTAATCCAAGATGGGGATTAGAAGATGCAATGCCATCTTTTGTCTCGTCTCTGAATTTTCAGAGATTGGTTCGGTCGGAGCAGCATATGCAGCCAAGTCGCTATAGGATAGCATCAGCTGCTGACCGGAGACTTCACCAGATCGAATCGATCCGGCTTCTAGCACGCTGTGAGCCGGAGCTCTGTCACTTGGCTACGAGCGCTCCCCGTCCATCCAGAAAGCAAGGAAAAAGGGCGTTTTTTTTCTACCGTGTTTGCGTTGTGCGCACGGGACAGACAGACAGTCAGACACTACGGATGAGGAGGGCAGCGCACGGGCCAATGGCGAGCCTCTTGCTCTTGATGAACATTGACCTGGCCGCTTCTAGATTGCAAAGTCCAGGAGACCATCACGCCATCAGCTCCACGTATTATTTGGGTGATGAGGACCAGTCACACACGGAGCCGCCACATCCTCCGTTCCTCTGTGCCGTTTTCAGAGCTCCGTGTCAACTTGGAACACACCGCGCGCACTGTCATCTCGGCCGCTGTAAAATCTTCTTCCGCCGCGCTGGTCGGTTATTGTGTACAGACAAGTGGTGCGGTTGAGACCACGACGAACGAAGACTGACCAAGTGTGTGTTCGGTGCACGGGCGCCTGGACCTGTCCAAGCCTGCCTGCCCGGGCATGTATCACGCATCGTGAGATGTTCCCTTCTTTCTCCTGTTCAAACATTCATATGGTTGTGTTTGGATACTAAGAGCTAAAATTTAGCCATGTCGCATCAGATGTTATTTAGAAGGACTAAATATGAATTAATTATATAACTGATTGTAGAACCCGGGCTAATTTAtgagataaatctattaaggctaattaatccatcattagcatatgtttactgtagcaccatGTTATCAAATCAtaaactaattaggtttaatagattcatctcatgaATTAGCCCAAGgttatgcaattaattttatcaTTAGTCTacatttaatacttctaattcgTATTCAAACATACGAGGAGAATAAAGTTTAGCTCCGGAACCAAACGCCCCATCAGTCGCCTACCGGACGACCGAGCTTTGTTGCAGGTTCCAGTCCCCATCCTCGTGCCCGGCAGAAAACGGCCCTGGGTAGTTGCGCGGCACGCTAGTCATTCTGCACTCAGGTCTCCCGGAGGGTGAGCGACAGCAGCACTCCTCCATGGCATGTCCTACAGAATCGCAACGTTTTGATTCCTTCCGGTTCAAGGAGACAAGAAAGGACTACGGATGCACGAGCGTCGAATCTTCGCACAGAAAGCTTGCGATCGCGTCCCAAAAGTCCAGTCTTTGCAATGGAGATCCACAGTAAAATCACTCAAAAGTATTGCTCCGTCGCTCCCAAGGAAGAAGTAAGGGAAGGCGTGTATTGATACGTACAACTGAACGCCTCTATCTAATCATTTCCAAACTCATAAAAGATCGAGACACACACATGAAAAGAGATGTCAAAGAATTGTAGACAGAGCaagaaaacaaaaaagaaaTTTGACGTGCAACGCCAAGCGCCGGCCGGCAGCCTGTATCGTCCTCATCAAGCGGTCTTGTAGTTGACCACGGAGATCTTGGCCGCGGGGCCGCCCTGGATGTAGACGATGGTGagctgctcgccggcgccgaggCGGGTGAGCCACGGGGGGAACTCGTACGCGTCCTTCTCCTTGGCGGCGGACACGCCGTAGATGGGCCCGGACAGCTCCTTGATGTGCAGCTTCAGGTACGTGATGGGGTGGCCGCACGTGTTCTTGGCCGTCACGACGTGCCGGTAGTACTCCACGCCGTTCGTCGTCCACGAGTTGCTCACCGTGTGCACCAACTCCAGCAGAGAGCCTGCAGCCACGGAGAGAATCACATGTTGGCATCAGTAGTTCGAAGCTAGCTGCAGATCCTGCTCATTTGATCGCAGCTGCAATTGTTTTTTCAGTCCTTACCCTTTGATGGCGAAGAATCGTGAGGCGGCGAGTAAGCAGGCGCCGGGCTGTTATCTGCAATCACAATGTCGTGCAAGCATCTCGTTGTTCAGAGACGACTAAACGCTCGCTATCGATCAGAAGATCATGTCTGAATTCTGAAGAAGAAAGAACGGATTGATGGTCTTGCTTACCGGAGGCGCCGGCCGGTTCGGATGCGAGGCGGGCGAAGACGCCGCAGATGGGTGCGTTCCCGGCGATGGTGGGCTCGGCGTGCTGGTAGTTGCAGCGGTCGTCGACGAAGCCGTCGTTGGCGTCGGGCCCGCCGACGATGGCGCCGTGGAGCACGTTGGGGTCGGCGCCCTTGCTGTTGTAGTACTTGTCGAAGCCGTCCATGCACCCGACGATCGACTTGACGGCGGAGACGGACGGGATTGAGGCGCCGCGGTGGTGCACGTGCGTCGGGAAGTAGCTGCCGTAGCCGACCATGTAGCTCATGCCCTTGGGGTTCTTGCCCAGGACGTAGTCCACCTGGGACTTGGCGAACCTGACGATCTCGGCGGGCTTGACCTCGCCGTCGGGGCACTTGAGCGCGCCGCGCGACACGGCGAGGTAGTCGGCGTAGACGGTGAGGAGGAAGGTGGAGGAGCTCACGTACTGCATGTTGTTCCAGTCGTCCACGTACAGGAGCCCGCCGGGGGTGAGCTTGATGTTGTGGCCGTTGTTCTTCTGGAGGCAGGCGCAGAGGAAGAACTCGGCCTTGGCCTGGAACTGCTTCAGCGTGTCAGCGTAGGcgctggcgccggcgccggcgccctgGAAGAGCACCTTGGAGAGGAGCACCTGGAGGCCGGCGTACTTGTTGTCCCAGGAGAACTCGAGCACGGACCAGCCCGTCCCGCCGAAGGCCTCCGCGTTCTGGGACACGTACCGCAGGTACTCCTCGTCGCCGGTGGCCTCGTacagccacgccgccgcccagaGCAGCTCATCCTGACCAAATCAATCGAACGATGATCACACGACTGTAACCGATTGCTGTTCCAATTGCATTTCTTGTTATTAGTACCTGGTAGCCAGATTCAGAAGGATAGAACTTCTTGGCGCTCTGCAGGGAGTCATCGTATCTGCCTCTGAACGTGTCGGCGAATGTGAAGAGCTGTCACACACACGCAGGAACAAGGTTTCagtggaacattcagaaccctGAATCGCAGCGCTCTCTACACAATTCAGCACAAAGTACCTGCTTGgcgtgcagcagcagcaggtccGCGTACATGGAGTCGTACGGCCGGAAGGCCTTGGCCGCCGCGGCCAGCGCGGCCGCCGTCTCGCCGGCGACGTCGGATCCCGGGTGGTTCGTGTCGATCTTGAACGCCGTCCTCGGCGTCGACATGTCCTCGGCGCGCTCCCAGCACAGGTGGTCGCTGTCCCCGTCGCCCACCTGCAGAGGACACCGCGCGCCGTTTGAGAGCGAGCTTTGCAGTGCTGGGCCGGGAGTCGTTGGGCCTGTGATGTACAGTATAGCTCGTAGTAATATTACCTGGACCCATAGGCCGTTGGGCTCGGTGTGGGCCTTGATGAAGTAGTTGGTGCCCCAGCGGATGGTGTCGAGCGCGCGCTGGAGGTTGTTGGCGGCGACCATCTCCTTCTCGAACTCGAGCACGCCCCAGGAGAGCATGGTCACCGCGTACGCCATGGGGAACCCGAACTTGACGTGGTCGCCCGAGTCGTAGTACCCGCCCACCAAGTCCACCTgcccatgcatgcatgtaccACCATGATCCACACACTCCTTTGGAGCAATTAATGCATGCGGGACCGATCGGCCGGCGAGATCGAGCGGCGTACCCCCTGGGAGAAGCCGTCGGTGAGGGCGGAGTCGCCGCGCCACTTGACGCGGTGGTCGGCGGGGAGCTTCCCCGACCGCTGCGCCTCGAAGAACTGCAGGCACTTGTCGAACGCGCCGGCGTAGTCGTACGACGACgcgttcgccgccgccgccaggaggaGGAGCGCGGCTACCAGCAGCAAGGTGGCCGGCGTCTTGGTCACCAACCGCGCCATGGCTCGACCACAGGTACTGCTGTTCCCGTCGTCTTCGTCGCTTCTTCCGTAGTGGCTTGAGAGACCGGGACGGCGAGTTTTATAAGGTTGGAGATGAGTGGACGGGCGCGACATGGCGGACGACGCACGTACGCTTGGTGCCCGGCACGTCGGGCGGGAGCCTGCCGGAGTTTGAGCCATGCACGTCTCGGGGAATATGCGTGCACGCAGTGGTTGGGTTTGCAACGCCACACAGACCCAGAAACAGCAGAATATAATTCGCAATATTGAAATGGAGGGCTGCGAATTTATTTGGGGTGTCAAGGGATCATCCTCTTTCATCTCTTCTGTGTCAGCCACCAATTTGCTAGCAAGGGCCAACCAATAATTTGGTCCATCTCAGAGTGTGAACTTCGAATGTCTGACCTGAATGCCTGAAGTCGGAAGGTCAAACCGTATTTGTTAAGCTACGATTCGCGAAGACGTGGCACCACGTACGCCATTGCACTAGTATTATCAATTTTTGTTAGCACAAACAAACTCGGCCAAGTCAAATAGTATCTATACACATTTTGTGTACGCATGGTCTGCATGTTAAATTTGTCAAGAATAACCAATCTTCGTGATCCAATTGACTcaggctaatcacaatggggGTTTTATATCCCTATTTCCAATAATGCCACGCTAGCTTGGGGATGAATGAAACACTatgcctcaatggagagtttcatttcatagtttccaaagctaaccagtgtatttaaatgctagttgatctaaTGTGGTATGTATATTTATAATCAGTGTAATTAAGTGTAATTAAATGCGCACGGGATTCCCCATGAAACAACGGTGGTCACAGTGGTCGTTTCACGCCATTTCCAACGTCTTGGAAACGAGTTAGTAGAGTGTCGTGgggatgaaactggttccttctcttcctcattaaatcagtgccacatcatcaaaaatgtTGATGTGTCATGGTAATTAATGCTATAAAACTTGCCATAAAACtcccattgtgattagcctcGTATGCACGTATAACCTTCAAACTTCATAATTGGGAAGTGTCATGCTCGCTAAAGGTGTTCTTTATTAGGGATCAGAAATCAATTAATTAGCGTCTAGATCAATGAGCCCACAACATGTACTATGCCTGTATCTCCATGGAGCTAGCACGCTAAAGTAGCAACCGACAAGTACTCCTACCAAAATGATTTCCATTCTAGTATTTTTCACTTGTCTTTTTGGGAGCAAATTGCACTTTCCATTTGAGGCGAGGGATTCCCCATTTTCAGAGAGGCCACTGCACGGCCCAAGCCCACAGTCGTCTCTCCTTTTGTACGGCCGTGTACCTGCCGCGAATTTCCTGACACGTGGGTCCAACCCGTCAGCCGGGAGCAGCTGCGAGCTGCCGCGAATCCCTCGGTTCCCGCATGCCGCGATTTCCCCCTTTCTCGCAATTTCCAAGATGAAACACGGCGAAAAAACCAAGCGAGAGTCAAATCCCCGGGAGACCAACCAACCTCCGCACCGCCGCGAACACGCCCAAATCGGAGAGCCAAACCCTTCCCATCCCCGCTGCTTCCCACCGAAACCCTAGCCTCGCTCCCGGAATGCCCCAGTAGCACCGATCGGCGCCTCACCGCCATGGatccgggcggcgggggcgcgatGCTCCTGGAGGACTTCGGGCAGCGCGTGGACCTCACGCGCCGCATCCGCGAGGTGCTCGCCAACTACCCGGAGGGCACCACCGCGCTGCGGGAGCTCATCCAGAACGCCGacgacgccggcgccgcgcgcgtccGCCTCTGCCTCGACCGCCGATCGCACGGGACCGCGTCGCTGCTGGCCCCCGCGCTCGCGCAGTGGCAGGGCCCCGCGCTGCTTGCTTACAACGACGCCGTGTTCACCGACGAGGACTTCGCCAGCATCTCCCGCATCGGAGACAGCAGGAAGGTCGCGCAGACATGGAAGACGGGACGCTTCGGGTACGCCTCTCTGTCTCAGACCTCGCTTGGAGTTGTAAGTTTCTGCGCCGAGCTTCCCAACTGGTGAAATTGCACTGTTGCGTTGCATGCTTAGTTGTTGCACTTACCTACAGAGGGTTCTGCTTTTGTGTTATGGCGCGATGACCACTACAATGTGTCAGGCTGTCAGCTATTTCGAGGGTGGTGACCATCGGGAACTGATTAGGAAATGCATCAGTATGCTGTGTAAGGAGAAAGTGGGATACAGTGACTAATGGACGGATATTTTGAATTTTATTTACCGCCTTGTTCTACGACTCCATTTTTATTTCCATCCTTCACATTTGTGTTGCAATGTGCCTTTTTCTCTGAAGCACAACGGCTTATAATGTTTTATTAAAGGATGATGTCCATGCTTTTGATTCCATCATTTAGCAATTTATCATTGGAAGGCTTCTGAAGCACGAAACACAATTATATTTCTGCAGGGTTGGTTTTAACTCAGTTTACCACTTGACTGACTTGCCATCTTTTGTGAGTGGCAAGTACGTTGTCCTATTCGACCCCCAGGGTGCTTATCTTCCAAATGTGTCGGCAGCAAATCCTGGAAAGCGCATAGACTATGTCAGTTCATCAGCAATTATGATGTACAATGATCAGCTCTCACCCTATCGTGCGTTTGGCTGCGACATGAAAGCATCATTTCAGGGAACTTTGTTTCGTTTTCCTTTGAGAAGTACTGAGCAAGCATCTTCAAGCCGGTTATCAAGACAGTCATACACAGAAGATGATATTTTATCTCTTTTTGCTCAACTGTACCAAGAAGCTGTATATAATTTGCTTTTCCTTAAAAacgtcctgtcacttgagatgTATGTATGGGAATCTGGTATGACTGAGCCAAAAATAGTGTACTCCTGCTCCTTAGGATCAAAAGATGAAAATCTTTCCTGGCATCGC
The sequence above is drawn from the Panicum hallii strain FIL2 chromosome 7, PHallii_v3.1, whole genome shotgun sequence genome and encodes:
- the LOC112900345 gene encoding endoglucanase 13 codes for the protein MARLVTKTPATLLLVAALLLLAAAANASSYDYAGAFDKCLQFFEAQRSGKLPADHRVKWRGDSALTDGFSQGVDLVGGYYDSGDHVKFGFPMAYAVTMLSWGVLEFEKEMVAANNLQRALDTIRWGTNYFIKAHTEPNGLWVQVGDGDSDHLCWERAEDMSTPRTAFKIDTNHPGSDVAGETAAALAAAAKAFRPYDSMYADLLLLHAKQLFTFADTFRGRYDDSLQSAKKFYPSESGYQDELLWAAAWLYEATGDEEYLRYVSQNAEAFGGTGWSVLEFSWDNKYAGLQVLLSKVLFQGAGAGASAYADTLKQFQAKAEFFLCACLQKNNGHNIKLTPGGLLYVDDWNNMQYVSSSTFLLTVYADYLAVSRGALKCPDGEVKPAEIVRFAKSQVDYVLGKNPKGMSYMVGYGSYFPTHVHHRGASIPSVSAVKSIVGCMDGFDKYYNSKGADPNVLHGAIVGGPDANDGFVDDRCNYQHAEPTIAGNAPICGVFARLASEPAGASDNSPAPAYSPPHDSSPSKGSLLELVHTVSNSWTTNGVEYYRHVVTAKNTCGHPITYLKLHIKELSGPIYGVSAAKEKDAYEFPPWLTRLGAGEQLTIVYIQGGPAAKISVVNYKTA
- the LOC112900912 gene encoding F-box/LRR-repeat protein 4; this encodes PSAPTAPTSSRHAAAVLGGGGGGCHRPGCYAGTDAALCDDLLQEVFRLLPPAAAPAVSLVSRRWLSLLRASTSSLTLRLAASSDAAAATLAALLSHYPFLSALTVASAATPARDADAVLLAVAAAPAAARFSTLRLLPDSAVSPTALLAACPALSGLTSLHITAVRPLSFRWLELLPRLKSFALVNSAASVDYAGSSSDDADGAEAEAALALPLERLSLCGIRSGDRGLGWLWRRCGSLKWLQLRACDGTGDGPASPSFADCLVGLLALELRTCRAVADRVLLLAADHCHALTSLLVYDGGSSEALHRFIQQRAAGLHTLDLRLPLDLHNDHLLAIGAEPIQGGLDPTHNLAALRLQSCVLITGDGLRSLARTATGAGIEELALVSCDVVEREPGLLTFLSQSMRRLRRLDLSYNETLSDKVICAMLSSCRNLIDIKLRGCRGLTGASLVSLLRHCGQSLEILDISCCPSIAVGNVEFFAQRATRLNHMIIEESAVSEELKAIAQRKGMKIGSLLPCEGPF
- the LOC112901057 gene encoding probable acyl-activating enzyme 6, producing MDRLGANPANSCPLTPLGFLERSATVFGDCPSVVYHDTVFTWSQTHRRCLRLASALVSLGISRGDIVSVLLPNVPAMYEMHFGVPMSGAVLNTINTRLDARTVAVLLRHSGSKLVFVDPASLQLIRDALKLLPPGHPAPRVIPVEDPHEEEFPAAPPGTLTYERLLEKGDPEFAWIRPASEWDPMILNYTSGTTSAPKGVVHCHRGIFLVTIDSLVEWAVPPQPTYLWTLPMFHANGWSLPWGMAAVGGTNVCLRRVDAAEVYATIARRGVNHLCGAPVVLNMLANAPEGVRRPLPGKVRILTAGAPPPAAVLHRTESIGFEVTHGYGLTETAGLVVRCAWKGEWNKLPASERARLKARQGVRTPGMAEVDIIDGETGSSVPRDGSTMGEIVLRGGCIMLGYLNDDKATKAAIRENGWFYTGDVGVMHPDGYMEIRDRSKDVIISGGENISSVEVESVLYNHPAVNEAAVVARPDEFWGETPCAFLSLKEGSAGAVTAASVVAWCRERMPRYMVPKTVVFRDELPKTSTGKIQKYVLRNLAKEMGPARKGPSRM